One Streptomyces sp. B21-105 genomic region harbors:
- a CDS encoding PEP/pyruvate-binding domain-containing protein, with the protein MSTHLATGAAEPATDRTVVGENLSLPLFRTLSGVLAGHPYLKVVVDRAENTWHLLDTGAHPFHVDYVATRVLGMDLAALDARLDAFNASVYTDPERRFLLGVLSLHTEQEAGRERPFLVLETTEADTMHGELLAFFYEFVRARVDSRLPLLLKPANHGQEETLSAISERRVPRILGHELFGSRERTPLNPGEATGRLRFFRTAEEYTAAEAGLGWADIVAMPCLPDDVPRVAGFINTAPITPLSHTNVLASGWGIPNAIVRDLEQLVDKDGLDDAWVRYRVDEDDISLERLDHEPDLRAPAWHQQRIRLEPPLLEGAPVLSLHRLRSADRDRYGTKAANLGELHHVLDSRTVDLTSFYGRPRPPREDLYGHLATRLGLSPFTVEQLRARAAEFVAETVGAPEGVALPFALQQRFLASSPALQQGIGKLKMALELDATDVLDSLCLHLQHLIRHTPVPESVTRQIDQAFPAAAASRGRLVVRSSSNAEDLPGFSAAGVYDSVTTVHGTGELLDAVRHVWASLVSPRSVRLRHQVGISLDDTYMGVIIQEYLPASLGGVLVTCNPTRREDFRNVYLNCSPGSPEQVVDGTVPPQQYLYNTVEGGGRTVALGSWGQGLSAAVRARLADLSLTGRLLQSHFSAADVDKPLDIEWLMTEQGDFRLVQIRPYAL; encoded by the coding sequence ATGAGCACCCACCTGGCCACCGGCGCCGCCGAGCCCGCGACGGACCGCACGGTCGTCGGCGAGAACCTCTCCCTGCCGCTTTTCCGGACGCTGTCGGGAGTCCTGGCGGGTCACCCCTATCTCAAGGTCGTCGTCGACCGCGCGGAGAACACCTGGCATCTGCTCGACACCGGCGCACACCCCTTCCACGTCGACTACGTCGCCACTCGGGTGCTGGGGATGGACCTGGCCGCGCTGGACGCGCGGTTGGACGCCTTCAACGCCTCCGTCTACACCGATCCCGAGCGCCGGTTCCTGCTCGGTGTGCTGTCCCTGCACACCGAGCAGGAGGCGGGCAGGGAGCGGCCGTTCCTCGTCCTGGAGACGACCGAGGCCGATACCATGCACGGCGAACTGCTCGCGTTCTTCTACGAGTTCGTCCGGGCCCGGGTCGACAGCAGGCTGCCGCTGCTGCTCAAGCCCGCCAACCACGGGCAGGAGGAGACGCTGTCGGCGATCTCCGAACGGCGGGTGCCCCGCATTCTGGGCCACGAGCTGTTCGGTTCCCGGGAGCGCACACCGTTGAACCCCGGCGAGGCCACCGGGCGGCTGCGCTTCTTCCGGACGGCCGAGGAGTACACGGCGGCCGAAGCCGGCCTGGGCTGGGCCGACATCGTGGCGATGCCGTGCCTGCCCGACGACGTACCGCGCGTCGCCGGCTTCATCAACACCGCGCCGATCACACCGCTTTCGCACACCAACGTCCTCGCCTCCGGCTGGGGCATCCCCAACGCGATCGTCCGCGATCTGGAGCAACTCGTCGACAAGGACGGCCTCGACGACGCGTGGGTGCGCTACCGGGTCGACGAGGACGACATATCCCTGGAGCGTCTCGACCACGAACCCGACCTGCGGGCGCCGGCCTGGCACCAGCAGCGCATACGCCTCGAGCCGCCGCTGCTCGAAGGCGCCCCCGTGCTCTCCCTGCACCGGCTGCGCAGTGCCGACCGCGACCGCTACGGCACGAAGGCGGCCAACCTCGGCGAGCTGCACCACGTCCTCGACAGCCGCACGGTGGACCTGACCTCCTTCTATGGCCGGCCCCGTCCGCCGCGCGAGGACCTCTACGGCCACCTCGCCACCCGCCTCGGCCTCAGCCCCTTCACCGTCGAGCAACTCCGCGCAAGGGCAGCTGAGTTCGTCGCGGAGACGGTCGGCGCCCCGGAGGGCGTCGCACTCCCCTTCGCGCTCCAGCAGCGGTTCCTCGCCTCCTCCCCGGCCCTCCAGCAGGGCATCGGCAAGCTGAAGATGGCGCTCGAACTCGATGCCACCGACGTCCTGGACTCGCTGTGCCTGCACCTGCAGCACCTGATCCGGCACACTCCCGTCCCCGAGTCGGTCACCCGGCAGATCGACCAGGCCTTTCCCGCTGCGGCGGCCTCCCGCGGGCGGCTGGTGGTGCGCTCCTCCTCCAACGCCGAAGACCTACCCGGGTTCTCCGCGGCCGGCGTCTACGACTCCGTCACCACCGTCCACGGCACGGGTGAACTCCTCGACGCCGTACGCCACGTGTGGGCCTCCCTCGTGTCGCCCCGCAGCGTGCGGCTGCGCCACCAGGTCGGCATCTCCCTCGACGACACCTACATGGGTGTGATCATCCAGGAGTACCTGCCCGCCTCCCTGGGCGGCGTCCTCGTGACCTGCAACCCGACCCGCCGGGAGGACTTCCGCAACGTCTACCTCAACTGTTCCCCGGGCTCCCCCGAGCAGGTGGTCGACGGGACGGTGCCGCCGCAGCAGTACCTGTACAACACGGTGGAGGGCGGCGGCCGTACCGTCGCGCTGGGCTCGTGGGGCCAGGGGCTGTCCGCCGCGGTCCGCGCCCGGCTCGCCGACCTGTCCCTGACCGGACGGCTCCTGCAGTCCCACTTCAGCGCGGCCGACGTGGACAAGCCCCTCGACATCGAGTGGCTGATGACCGAGCAGGGCGATTTCCGGCTGGTCCAGATCCGACCCTACGCGCTGTGA
- a CDS encoding ATP-grasp domain-containing protein, with product MSTVLLVHAKGGPPLGHVLSRTAARADVHLLALSALPPAVTGSAGRLCASVTTPDDAGRSDLVALIVSHARLVGADAVITFSEYAVAAVAEACEKLGLPGAGAAAALARDKRLMRSTWQRSGLPQPAFRPVATEADLRAAVRSLSCPLLLKAAWSAGSTAHQIITSPGEASAAWARSRQVMAESARLGYAELHVAEADADFVVEEIVSGTVAGWFDEPGWGDYLSVEGVVADGVFHPVCLSGRMPTIEPFTERAGITPALLSPDAQERVVDLARRAVDALGLLDCGTHTEIKLGPDGSMWLIETAARFGGAMTVPQIEEVFELDLVGMLVDHLLGRPVAWPEQALTPERARGAAGSLVVLAVDGRGEAWQGRKVWDFPLVASDVPLSPDSELSVVAESSLPDGSVVPVYDPVAGANTMAALCLLSAADPRTVLRDFETLVDALPRVLPAAQSQEVPA from the coding sequence GTGAGCACGGTGCTGTTGGTGCATGCCAAGGGTGGTCCGCCGCTCGGCCATGTCCTGTCCCGGACGGCTGCGAGGGCGGACGTGCACCTGCTGGCGCTCAGCGCTCTTCCCCCCGCCGTGACGGGTTCCGCAGGGAGACTGTGCGCCTCGGTCACGACGCCGGACGACGCAGGCCGCTCCGACCTGGTCGCCCTGATCGTCTCGCATGCCCGGCTGGTGGGCGCGGACGCCGTGATCACCTTCTCCGAGTACGCGGTCGCCGCGGTCGCCGAGGCCTGCGAGAAGCTCGGCCTGCCGGGCGCGGGCGCAGCCGCCGCACTCGCGCGCGACAAGCGGCTGATGCGCAGCACCTGGCAGAGGAGCGGCCTGCCGCAGCCCGCGTTCCGCCCCGTCGCCACGGAGGCGGATCTGCGGGCGGCGGTGCGCTCCCTGTCCTGTCCGCTGCTCCTCAAGGCGGCCTGGAGCGCGGGATCCACCGCCCACCAGATCATCACCTCTCCCGGCGAGGCGTCCGCCGCCTGGGCCCGCTCGCGCCAGGTCATGGCGGAGTCCGCCCGGTTGGGATACGCGGAGCTGCATGTCGCCGAGGCGGATGCCGACTTCGTGGTCGAGGAGATCGTCAGCGGCACGGTGGCGGGCTGGTTCGACGAGCCCGGCTGGGGCGACTACCTCAGCGTCGAGGGCGTCGTGGCGGACGGTGTCTTCCATCCCGTCTGCCTCAGCGGCCGGATGCCCACGATCGAGCCGTTCACCGAGCGCGCCGGCATCACGCCCGCCCTGCTGTCGCCCGACGCGCAGGAACGCGTCGTGGACCTGGCGCGCCGCGCCGTCGACGCGCTGGGCCTGCTCGACTGCGGGACGCACACGGAGATCAAGCTCGGCCCCGACGGCAGCATGTGGCTCATCGAGACCGCCGCCCGGTTCGGCGGCGCGATGACGGTGCCGCAGATCGAGGAGGTCTTCGAACTGGACCTGGTGGGCATGCTCGTCGACCACCTGCTGGGACGCCCGGTCGCCTGGCCGGAGCAGGCCTTGACCCCGGAGCGGGCCCGGGGTGCGGCGGGCTCCCTCGTCGTCCTCGCGGTCGACGGCCGGGGCGAGGCCTGGCAGGGCCGCAAGGTCTGGGACTTCCCCCTGGTCGCGTCGGACGTCCCGCTGAGCCCGGACAGCGAGCTGTCGGTGGTGGCGGAGAGCTCCCTGCCCGACGGCAGTGTCGTGCCGGTCTACGACCCCGTCGCGGGCGCCAACACCATGGCGGCCCTGTGCCTGCTCTCCGCCGCCGACCCGCGGACGGTGCTGCGGGACTTCGAGACCCTGGTGGACGCCCTGCCCCGGGTGCTGCCCGCCGCGCAGTCCCAGGAGGTTCCCGCATGA
- a CDS encoding PAS domain-containing protein: MTTGGPADTGGLADPGGSQHTPDRRHHEAGPAAPPGGAAFADLVDLAPAPAFIRDREGRYLWANHAYAHLYGTVPQQLVGRYIEDFDAPAEAERFRALDQQILTRGRPVRHTLRYLRQDGTTGRAVGHRFPVREHLRTCVAGIYVDITDHLRATAQRQEAEENLSALRDHSGLPCALLSANGRVIEASVAAAELFHLGLTDLVGRRAHTLLAPEPGPDLDRLHRRWNSLIARRTRRVETTAVLVDTHGLQRRAELHLTTIGHSAGRARHVWAVITHQSLAHEAHPPLTAAQIRILSLLAQGSSNSDIAASLKLSRQTLDYHLSRLRHLLGAATRPALVARAYVLGILAPHTWPPRSATAAHPLSAA, translated from the coding sequence TTGACGACAGGTGGGCCCGCCGACACCGGCGGCCTCGCCGACCCGGGCGGCTCACAGCACACCCCGGACCGGCGGCACCATGAAGCGGGGCCCGCGGCGCCCCCCGGTGGCGCCGCCTTCGCGGACCTCGTGGACCTCGCCCCGGCGCCCGCCTTCATCCGGGACCGCGAGGGGCGCTACCTGTGGGCCAACCACGCCTACGCGCACCTCTACGGCACCGTGCCGCAGCAACTGGTCGGCAGATACATCGAGGACTTCGACGCCCCGGCCGAGGCCGAGCGGTTCCGGGCCCTGGACCAGCAGATACTCACCCGGGGCAGGCCCGTCCGCCACACCCTCCGCTACCTGCGCCAGGACGGCACCACGGGCCGCGCGGTCGGCCACCGCTTCCCGGTGCGGGAACACTTGCGTACGTGCGTCGCCGGCATCTACGTGGACATCACCGACCACCTGCGGGCCACCGCGCAGCGCCAGGAGGCCGAGGAGAACCTCAGTGCCCTGCGCGACCACAGCGGTCTGCCCTGCGCCCTGTTGTCGGCGAACGGGCGGGTGATCGAGGCGAGCGTGGCGGCCGCCGAACTCTTCCACCTCGGCCTGACCGACCTCGTGGGCCGCCGCGCCCACACGCTGCTGGCCCCCGAACCGGGACCGGACCTCGACCGGTTGCACCGCCGCTGGAACAGTCTGATAGCCCGCCGCACCCGACGTGTCGAGACCACGGCCGTGCTCGTCGACACTCATGGACTGCAGCGGCGGGCGGAGCTCCACCTGACGACTATCGGCCATTCCGCCGGCCGAGCGCGGCACGTCTGGGCCGTGATCACCCATCAGAGTCTCGCCCACGAGGCGCATCCGCCGCTCACCGCCGCGCAGATCCGCATCCTGTCGTTGCTGGCACAGGGCAGCAGCAACAGCGACATAGCCGCCTCGCTGAAACTGTCGCGGCAGACCCTCGACTACCACCTCAGCCGCCTGCGGCACCTGCTGGGCGCCGCCACCCGTCCGGCCCTCGTGGCCCGCGCGTACGTCCTCGGCATACTCGCCCCCCACACCTGGCCCCCGCGCTCGGCCACGGCGGCCCATCCCCTCAGCGCCGCGTGA
- a CDS encoding SCO6745 family protein: MTQNMNRDSLALARETWRTLEPYHGAVYFSPEAAARYDELGVDARTGYFASRSAALGAASADLVIATFYNFNPQLVRRAIPAAWRVATPQQFAAARLAGIDATLRRILGAEVSSPTMARAAELARTAAEVTVDHPQGRPLFAAHAALPWPSAPHLVLWHAQTLLREFRGDGHVGALLTAGLSGIEALVTHAAAGDVDAGVLRDSRAWTPQQWGQAVQSLCERGWLDDGPHLALTEEGARRRAKIEHTTDRLAALPYLTLGPTACVELCSLVRPFSLAVAKELLPWAVGRLSEGSG; this comes from the coding sequence ATGACGCAGAACATGAACCGCGACAGCCTCGCCCTCGCGCGCGAGACCTGGAGAACCCTCGAGCCCTACCACGGGGCCGTCTACTTCTCGCCCGAAGCCGCAGCCCGGTACGACGAGTTGGGCGTGGACGCCAGGACGGGATACTTCGCGTCCCGTTCGGCCGCGCTCGGCGCGGCTTCTGCGGATCTGGTCATCGCCACGTTCTACAACTTCAATCCACAACTGGTGCGCCGGGCCATACCCGCGGCATGGAGAGTCGCTACGCCGCAGCAGTTCGCAGCTGCCCGGCTCGCAGGGATCGATGCCACGCTCCGCCGCATCCTCGGCGCGGAGGTCTCCTCGCCGACGATGGCCCGCGCGGCGGAACTGGCCCGTACCGCAGCGGAGGTGACTGTTGATCACCCACAGGGCCGCCCTCTTTTTGCCGCGCACGCCGCATTGCCGTGGCCGAGCGCGCCCCACCTCGTGCTCTGGCATGCGCAGACTCTGCTGAGGGAGTTCCGGGGCGATGGTCATGTGGGGGCACTGCTGACCGCCGGACTGAGCGGGATCGAAGCTCTCGTCACCCATGCCGCCGCAGGCGACGTCGATGCAGGGGTACTGCGCGACTCGCGGGCATGGACGCCGCAGCAGTGGGGCCAGGCCGTCCAGAGTCTATGTGAGCGTGGATGGCTCGACGACGGGCCGCACCTGGCCCTGACCGAGGAGGGGGCGCGGCGCAGGGCGAAGATCGAGCACACCACCGACAGGCTGGCCGCCCTCCCGTATCTCACCCTCGGTCCTACGGCCTGCGTCGAACTGTGCTCGCTGGTCAGGCCGTTCAGCCTTGCGGTGGCGAAGGAGCTCCTGCCGTGGGCAGTCGGCCGCCTGAGCGAAGGGAGCGGATGA
- a CDS encoding S8 family peptidase — MLAATLGAALAFGAPGALAGTLPVAPSTAPAAKAHAPAAVPASLSATWVAGTRAYLVITAPGDNSAVRSAIAANGGTVFSNFDAIGVIVAHSASSGFAATMRGVAGVQQVGATRTSDVPADAYSPALPANPAQSSTPAGEPVRADMSQIKADQAWAVNPGSASVKVGILDTGVDDQHQDLAPNFDAADSVSCAYGKPDTRAGAWRDVDTHGTHVAGTIAAAKNGKGVVGVAPGVKISAVRVAEPGNAFFFAENTICGFVWAGDHGFKVTNNSYYTDPWQFNCPDNIDQAAIIEGVKRAQEYAEGKGSLQIAAAGNENYDLAHKTTDSASPNDSTPVTRTITNACLDIPTELPGVVTVAANGTGITKASFSNYGQGVIDVAAPGSNVYSTVPGGGYGSKSGTSMATPHVAGVAALIASADPGITPAQIRAKLATQANDIACPSDNRCTGTTANNSFFGEGQVDALKAVGTTPPPGKYFENIADFTINDNATVESPIAVTGVTGNAPATLKVGVDVKHTYIGDLKVDLVAPDGTVYALHNRAGGSADNIAQTYTVNASSEVANGTWKLRVNDNAASDTGKIDAWNLTF, encoded by the coding sequence GTGCTGGCGGCCACGCTCGGCGCAGCCCTCGCGTTCGGCGCACCCGGCGCCCTCGCGGGCACGCTCCCCGTCGCCCCCTCCACCGCGCCGGCCGCCAAGGCCCACGCTCCGGCCGCCGTGCCGGCCTCCCTGAGTGCGACCTGGGTGGCCGGCACGCGTGCCTACCTCGTGATCACCGCCCCCGGTGACAATTCGGCGGTCCGTTCCGCGATCGCCGCCAACGGCGGCACCGTCTTCTCGAACTTCGACGCCATCGGCGTGATCGTCGCCCACTCGGCGTCCAGCGGATTCGCCGCCACCATGCGGGGCGTCGCCGGCGTGCAGCAGGTCGGCGCCACGCGCACCTCGGACGTCCCGGCCGACGCCTACTCCCCGGCGCTCCCGGCCAATCCGGCCCAGTCCTCGACCCCGGCCGGAGAACCGGTACGGGCCGACATGAGCCAGATCAAGGCCGACCAGGCCTGGGCCGTGAACCCGGGCTCCGCCTCCGTCAAGGTCGGCATCCTGGACACCGGTGTGGACGACCAGCACCAGGACCTGGCGCCCAACTTCGATGCGGCCGACTCGGTCTCCTGCGCCTACGGCAAGCCCGACACCCGCGCCGGCGCCTGGCGGGACGTCGACACGCACGGCACCCACGTAGCGGGCACCATCGCCGCGGCCAAGAACGGCAAGGGCGTCGTCGGCGTGGCCCCCGGGGTGAAGATCTCCGCGGTCCGGGTCGCCGAACCGGGCAACGCCTTCTTCTTCGCCGAGAACACCATCTGCGGCTTCGTCTGGGCCGGTGACCACGGCTTCAAGGTCACCAACAACAGTTATTACACGGACCCGTGGCAGTTCAACTGCCCGGACAACATCGACCAGGCCGCCATCATCGAGGGCGTCAAGCGCGCCCAGGAGTACGCCGAAGGCAAGGGCTCCCTCCAGATCGCCGCCGCGGGCAACGAGAACTACGACCTCGCCCACAAGACGACCGACTCCGCGAGCCCGAACGACTCGACACCGGTCACCCGCACCATCACCAACGCCTGCCTCGACATCCCGACCGAACTGCCGGGCGTGGTCACCGTCGCGGCCAACGGCACGGGCATCACCAAGGCCTCGTTCTCCAACTACGGGCAGGGCGTCATCGACGTCGCGGCGCCGGGCAGCAACGTGTACTCCACCGTCCCCGGCGGCGGCTACGGCAGCAAGAGCGGCACCTCGATGGCCACCCCGCACGTGGCCGGCGTGGCGGCGCTCATCGCCAGCGCCGACCCGGGCATCACCCCGGCGCAGATCCGCGCCAAGCTGGCCACCCAGGCCAACGACATCGCCTGCCCCTCGGACAACCGCTGCACGGGCACGACGGCCAACAACTCGTTCTTCGGCGAGGGACAGGTCGACGCCCTCAAGGCCGTCGGGACCACCCCGCCGCCCGGCAAGTACTTCGAGAACATCGCGGACTTCACCATCAACGACAACGCGACCGTGGAGAGCCCGATCGCCGTCACCGGCGTGACCGGCAACGCCCCGGCCACCCTCAAGGTGGGTGTGGACGTCAAGCACACCTACATCGGTGACCTGAAGGTCGACCTGGTGGCGCCGGACGGCACCGTCTACGCCCTGCACAACCGCGCCGGCGGCAGCGCCGACAACATCGCCCAGACCTACACCGTGAACGCCTCCTCGGAGGTCGCGAACGGCACCTGGAAGCTGCGCGTCAACGACAACGCCGCCTCCGACACGGGCAAGATCGACGCCTGGAACCTGACCTTCTGA
- a CDS encoding HEAT repeat domain-containing protein: MLKNLIKRARDAKGFGPENAALGDEDQWRRWYKDAVSARRVRPAPAGFDAARKTYFAQLRRRHVHLAVVASPHSPVRSDPLRLTDVFVAPAVRPETPAQGGGLGAPSARRADASASDHWPLDDGRARPAFQVLAQEDARRIVLLGDPGHGKSTLARYLALTLADAMDKDHEVDADLAPLAGALPLLVELGAYADPQWRTGTLLDLVDRLHHTQGPGLPKDVLDAYLRTGGRAVLIFDGLDEVFDPRLREEVTGEIAGLAERYPSARLVVTSRIVDYQHAVLEREGFRVHVLRDFDRVRIDAFVTLWYRSAFPEQPAEAARLRERLRAAVDDTPAAAELAGNPLMLTLLALRGEHRDLPRDRRAVLEQTVSTFIAQWDPGRFARDKRVAEDAGRLRAGERMELLRRVAHRMRTGAGGTAGNLLTDGELTAELDGYLRDKLPPDRSSALTRAMLEEFRVRNGILSHFGGAMYGFLHRALLEYLDAADLHHRLTVECSLTEDALVHQEYGEHWNDPSRHEPLVLTAGMVEPRVAGRIVDHLLAADPLWFVRLSGASSREIPHHIVLAARCLGEVRDPGALPAQCSAVVSAVIALIEHVVAERAQAGSPVMLAVEQTLPPVFARLGARCPAVHRQYCDWYLARGQFLSVMREGENFAWSEVPPAAQVGAALLGDHPEFYEHLYGQAVFGPTPATRVEALRALVQERPDDPRLAELLRECAETDPDGDMREGWVRLFALARRTDPSAARSLRHWLGDDDTYLRRGALGALVNGWRDEPETFDAIRRYAADDPDPEVRLTAVRCLASGWPGDPDAGAAVRERAAHDRDPDLRADLFPVLVQGWPDDPRTAELLEDVAAGQAEQRWLRDAAKQALDRMRPGPVRPDAALASYPAPAEDLRITALGPLVADRRADARTPLLLRERAEGHPDAEVRVAAVRVLATGWRDDPRTLPWLCGLTASQASESVRQAALWALGSLWPGDPEAGAVLRRIADGEGEPRTREMAVLALTSGWRDDPDTRLLLPRLAVRLDATYVRTTAVRMLGASLRDDPATEELLRERAVKDPDSSVRTAAVRALVLGFRISRTRDLLRRLAVDDPDGFLRAEVIHLLAAGWREERATGELLRGIVANGTEATSRRAAVEALAGGWRHDPATEVLLRQRAADDSDWRVRQAAVRALADRWPHDPEMLALAERLADDM; encoded by the coding sequence GTGCTGAAAAACTTGATCAAGCGGGCGAGGGACGCAAAGGGATTTGGGCCGGAGAACGCGGCGCTGGGCGATGAGGATCAGTGGAGACGCTGGTACAAGGATGCCGTTTCCGCACGCCGCGTCCGCCCCGCGCCGGCCGGCTTCGACGCCGCGCGCAAGACGTACTTCGCCCAACTGCGGCGACGGCACGTACACCTCGCCGTCGTCGCCTCCCCGCATTCGCCGGTCCGCTCCGATCCACTCCGGTTGACCGACGTGTTCGTGGCCCCGGCCGTTCGTCCGGAGACGCCGGCGCAGGGTGGGGGGCTGGGCGCACCGTCGGCCCGCCGCGCCGACGCATCGGCCTCCGACCATTGGCCGCTGGACGACGGCCGGGCCCGCCCCGCCTTCCAGGTGCTGGCCCAAGAAGACGCGCGCCGGATCGTGCTGCTCGGCGACCCGGGCCACGGCAAGTCGACACTGGCTCGCTACCTCGCACTGACGCTCGCGGACGCGATGGACAAAGACCACGAGGTTGACGCGGATCTCGCGCCGCTCGCGGGGGCGTTGCCGCTCCTGGTGGAGCTCGGCGCGTACGCCGACCCGCAGTGGCGCACCGGCACACTCCTCGACCTCGTCGACCGCCTCCACCACACCCAAGGGCCCGGCCTGCCGAAGGACGTGCTGGACGCGTACCTGCGTACCGGCGGCCGCGCGGTACTGATCTTCGACGGGCTCGACGAGGTCTTCGACCCACGGCTGCGCGAGGAGGTCACCGGCGAGATCGCGGGGCTCGCGGAACGCTACCCGAGCGCTCGCCTCGTGGTGACGTCCCGGATCGTCGACTACCAGCACGCCGTACTCGAACGCGAGGGCTTTCGCGTCCATGTACTGCGGGACTTCGACCGGGTGCGGATCGACGCGTTCGTGACCCTCTGGTACCGCTCGGCCTTCCCCGAACAGCCCGCCGAGGCGGCCCGTCTGCGGGAGCGGCTGCGGGCCGCCGTCGACGACACACCGGCGGCGGCTGAGCTGGCGGGCAACCCGCTGATGCTCACCCTGCTGGCCCTTCGCGGTGAACACCGGGATCTGCCGAGGGACCGGCGCGCGGTGCTCGAACAGACCGTGAGCACGTTCATCGCCCAGTGGGACCCGGGCCGGTTCGCGCGCGACAAACGGGTGGCCGAGGACGCGGGGCGCCTGCGCGCCGGCGAGCGGATGGAGCTGCTGCGCCGCGTGGCCCATCGGATGCGGACCGGGGCGGGCGGGACGGCGGGAAACCTCCTGACGGACGGGGAGTTGACCGCGGAGCTCGACGGTTACCTGCGCGACAAGCTCCCACCCGATCGCTCGTCGGCGCTCACCCGCGCGATGCTGGAGGAGTTCCGCGTACGCAACGGGATCCTCAGTCACTTCGGCGGCGCGATGTACGGATTCCTCCATCGCGCGCTGCTCGAATACCTCGACGCGGCGGATCTCCACCACCGGCTCACCGTGGAGTGCAGCCTGACCGAGGACGCGCTGGTTCACCAGGAGTACGGCGAGCACTGGAACGACCCCTCCCGGCACGAACCCCTCGTCCTCACCGCGGGCATGGTCGAACCTCGGGTCGCCGGACGGATCGTCGACCACCTCCTGGCGGCGGATCCGCTGTGGTTCGTCCGCCTGTCCGGGGCGTCTTCGCGCGAGATCCCCCACCACATCGTGCTCGCCGCCCGCTGCCTCGGTGAGGTCCGCGACCCCGGCGCACTGCCTGCCCAGTGCTCCGCCGTCGTCAGCGCGGTGATCGCGCTGATCGAACACGTGGTCGCGGAACGAGCGCAGGCTGGTTCGCCGGTGATGCTCGCGGTGGAACAAACCCTGCCGCCCGTGTTCGCCCGGCTCGGCGCACGCTGTCCCGCTGTCCATCGGCAGTACTGCGACTGGTACCTGGCGCGCGGTCAGTTCCTCAGTGTCATGAGGGAAGGGGAGAACTTCGCCTGGTCCGAGGTACCACCGGCCGCACAGGTCGGCGCCGCACTGCTGGGCGACCACCCGGAGTTCTACGAGCACCTCTACGGCCAGGCGGTCTTCGGCCCCACGCCGGCCACCAGGGTGGAGGCCCTGCGCGCGCTCGTCCAGGAACGGCCCGATGACCCGCGACTGGCCGAACTGCTGCGCGAATGCGCTGAGACGGACCCCGATGGAGACATGAGGGAGGGCTGGGTCCGGTTGTTCGCCCTGGCCCGTCGCACGGACCCGTCCGCCGCACGCTCGCTGCGACACTGGCTCGGCGACGACGACACCTACCTACGCCGGGGAGCCTTGGGAGCACTCGTCAACGGCTGGCGCGACGAGCCCGAGACGTTCGACGCGATACGCCGGTACGCCGCCGATGACCCGGATCCCGAAGTCCGCCTCACCGCGGTGCGGTGCCTCGCTTCCGGTTGGCCGGGCGACCCCGACGCCGGGGCCGCCGTCCGCGAGCGGGCCGCGCACGACCGGGACCCGGACCTGCGGGCTGACCTGTTTCCGGTCCTGGTCCAGGGCTGGCCCGACGACCCGCGGACCGCGGAGCTGCTGGAGGACGTCGCCGCCGGTCAGGCTGAGCAGAGGTGGCTGCGCGACGCCGCGAAGCAGGCGCTCGACCGGATGCGGCCCGGGCCCGTCCGCCCTGACGCTGCCCTCGCGTCCTACCCCGCACCGGCTGAGGATTTACGCATCACCGCACTCGGGCCACTCGTCGCCGACCGCCGCGCCGACGCGAGGACTCCCCTGCTGCTGCGCGAGCGTGCCGAGGGACACCCTGACGCGGAAGTCCGGGTGGCCGCCGTGCGGGTCCTGGCCACGGGATGGCGCGATGATCCGCGTACGCTGCCGTGGCTGTGCGGACTCACCGCCTCACAGGCGAGCGAGTCGGTGCGGCAGGCCGCGCTGTGGGCCCTCGGCTCTCTGTGGCCGGGAGACCCCGAGGCCGGAGCGGTGCTGCGCCGCATCGCCGACGGCGAGGGCGAGCCGAGGACGCGCGAAATGGCTGTTCTCGCCCTTACCTCCGGATGGCGCGACGACCCGGACACCCGGCTGCTGCTGCCCAGACTCGCGGTCCGCCTGGATGCCACGTACGTACGGACGACGGCGGTACGGATGCTGGGCGCGAGCCTTCGCGACGACCCCGCGACCGAGGAACTGCTTCGTGAGCGGGCCGTGAAGGATCCCGATTCCTCCGTCCGCACGGCTGCCGTCCGGGCCCTCGTCCTGGGCTTTCGCATCTCGCGGACCCGCGATCTGCTGCGTCGGCTCGCCGTCGACGACCCCGACGGGTTCCTGCGCGCTGAGGTCATCCACCTCCTGGCCGCGGGCTGGCGCGAGGAACGGGCGACCGGCGAGCTGCTTCGGGGCATCGTCGCCAACGGCACCGAAGCGACGAGCCGGCGCGCGGCGGTCGAGGCGCTGGCCGGCGGCTGGCGCCACGACCCCGCCACCGAGGTGCTGCTGCGTCAGCGGGCCGCCGACGACTCCGATTGGCGAGTGCGACAGGCGGCCGTGCGGGCGCTCGCCGACCGGTGGCCCCACGACCCGGAGATGCTGGCCCTGGCCGAACGCCTCGCCGACGACATGTGA
- a CDS encoding cytochrome P450 produces MISAGEAVTVSLVAANRDAPRFPDPDTLDIANPAAQGQLGFGFGIHQCAGQQLAHLEMQIALMELFRRFPGLRLARPARDIEMRDAMPIYVVHRPPLFLGDEQG; encoded by the coding sequence GTGATCAGTGCCGGTGAGGCGGTGACGGTGTCCCTGGTCGCCGCCAACCGCGACGCCCCCCGCTTCCCCGACCCGGACACCCTCGACATCGCCAACCCGGCCGCGCAGGGGCAGTTGGGCTTCGGCTTCGGCATCCACCAGTGCGCGGGCCAGCAGCTCGCGCACCTGGAGATGCAGATCGCCCTAATGGAACTGTTCCGGCGCTTCCCCGGCCTCCGGCTCGCGCGGCCGGCGCGGGACATCGAGATGCGCGACGCCATGCCCATCTACGTCGTCCACCGCCCGCCGCTCTTCCTGGGCGACGAGCAGGGGTGA